Part of the Peptococcaceae bacterium genome, TTTGCCGGCGGCGCTTTCTATCTCGTATAAAAAGAAACCGCGAAGCGTTTCCGCCTTCCTTCAGGAAACATCCTCGAAAAAGTACTCATTATACCTGACCCTGGAAACATTGATCGAAATCGATTTTGTGGAAAGCGCCCCCGCAAATGAGCAGGATCCCGGAACAGAAACAGTAACAAAAAAAGAAAAAGAACCAAGGGAAAGAACATTGGAAGATAAATTAATCCAGCTTTCCGGGCAAATTGACGAACTTGTTAAAAAAGTGACCAGCCTTGAAAAAAAAATGAACTTTTCCCACGCCGCCGAAGGCAGGATCGGCGGTTATGTGCTGGACTCCTTCACTATGATACCTATCGGCAAATGCATCATTGAATTCTGCCCAAAAGACAGCATAGAAGCGAGCATCAAAATTGCCACAGACGGCCGTGGTTTTTACTCAGTCAGGGGCATTGCTCCGGGAACCTATGATCTAAAAATAAAGCACCCCCGCTATGCACCTCTCGCTATCAAAGACTACGTCATCAACGAAGGCGACAACAAATACCAGGACTTCTTATTGCGCAGGGCTTGAAAGGAGGTAAATCATGGGTACCAGTGAAATGCTGCAGCGCTCTATCACGTATGAAGAAGCCATCCTGAGGAACTACAAGCAATACGTGGAACAGGCCGGGTCGACGGAAGCAGGCGACCTTTTCGCTCAACTCATCGAGGAAAAAACCGGCCAGATAGAAAGATTGAGAGCTGTGCTGAAAAAATATTGCAAGCCTTGAGGTTCGCACCGCCAGCGTCCCAAGTTGTGGGAAAAAACGGTGATGGAACCATTCGCTACGATAAAAGGAGACGCCCGGCATTAGGCGTCTCCTGCTCTTTATAAGGCGCGCCTGATAAAGTTAAGCACGTTTTTCCTGTGCCTCTTTAAGAGCAAGCACCCTAACCACCAGAGTAAAACAACCGCTGCGATCCCATTGATTAAAGAGCCTATCACAAAGGCTTTGCCGAGGATAAGAACATCCCGCCATCCCAGATGGGACATTTTTTTGACGGCAAAACAAAGGTTGTGGCGGGCGGGTTGAACAAAAAAATCCCCAACAAGAAAATTAAAATAAAAAAAGAGAGGAAAAAGAGGCATCGTCAGCGCCCAGGCCAGGGTGGCCGCAGCGAGGTTGGTCCTGAACAGGCCGGAAAGGGCAGCCGTAAAAAGAGCGCCAAGACCGCAGGTGGGATAAAAATGAACAGCGGTGCCCAGAGCGATCCCTCCCGCTACAGACTTCGGAGAATCATGAAGGCGGCAGAGCCTTATTAAGTAATACTTTAACCGTCGCCTGTAGATCAACTGTTCCCCTCCTTATTTTAATGTTAACTTTTTATAATGTTAATTTATTCTATCTTTTTGTTAATAATCCCTTTTAGAAATATATTAATAAAAAGATTTTTTAAATGAATTATTACCATATATCTATTATCCAATCTATTTTCAGGTTTGGTCGATCAGGCGAGGCAGTTCCAATAGGCCGTGTCCCTGCTGCTCCCTGCCAAGGTTTTCCAAAATAACAGCCTTTTCCGACATCATCTCCCTAAGGCGGGAGGAAGGCAGCGGTCCGTAATAATTAATAATGTCGGCCACGGCGCCGGTTACGTGCGGTGCGGCGAAAGAAGTACCGCTTTTTCTTGAATAGCCCGTTCCCAGCCAGTCCGAATAAACGTCCACTCCCGGAGCACAAAAGTTGATTTCCAGGCCATAGGATGAAAAACTGGCCAGCTGGTCGTTTTTATCAATCGCCGATACGGCAATAACCTCCGGCAAACGCGCCGGAAAATTAACCTCCTGACCATCGTTTCCCGCAGCGGCGACCATCAGGATGCCCCTGGCGTGAACGGCTTTGACGGCACGAATAATGGCTTCGCTGGTCTCAGACGTTGAAAAACTCATATTAATCACGCTGACCTGCCTCCTTATTAACCAGTCCATCCCTTCAACGATATCGGAAAGGTTGCCGCTCCCATCCTTTTTAAAAGCCTTTACAACGTAAAAGTCGACATAGGGGTTAATCCCCACCATCCCGTTAACGTTGCAGGCTCCGATAATCCCGGCGATGTGAGTGCCGTGCCCGTAGTCGTCCAGGAAGCTTGCCTGGCCGTCTAGGGTACTGGTGCCGTCGCGAACGTTTCTCCGCAAATCGGGATGATAATA contains:
- a CDS encoding DUF2062 domain-containing protein, giving the protein MIYRRRLKYYLIRLCRLHDSPKSVAGGIALGTAVHFYPTCGLGALFTAALSGLFRTNLAAATLAWALTMPLFPLFFYFNFLVGDFFVQPARHNLCFAVKKMSHLGWRDVLILGKAFVIGSLINGIAAVVLLWWLGCLLLKRHRKNVLNFIRRAL
- a CDS encoding S8 family peptidase, with the translated sequence MPAQEKKETWVRKVVTARDAAYLSDLREALKASDGRIIKELPLINGYLCEFPKEGNVLAEARILSEKVRVEDDITFKLCLFPALVAPRSIFPFPAFPKPVQLPPVAPPAPVKGGRIVDWGLKRIGAPKVWGKLKERRVRVGIIDTGINYYHPDLRRNVRDGTSTLDGQASFLDDYGHGTHIAGIIGACNVNGMVGINPYVDFYVVKAFKKDGSGNLSDIVEGMDWLIRRQVSVINMSFSTSETSEAIIRAVKAVHARGILMVAAAGNDGQEVNFPARLPEVIAVSAIDKNDQLASFSSYGLEINFCAPGVDVYSDWLGTGYSRKSGTSFAAPHVTGAVADIINYYGPLPSSRLREMMSEKAVILENLGREQQGHGLLELPRLIDQT
- a CDS encoding carboxypeptidase-like regulatory domain-containing protein gives rise to the protein MYKQFQKDYQFPLDNKITILGLRVETGPQPLHDISPDTLKLKDNWKIQIVYKPYDSGRQSVPLLLELPVLWEDELNWVGNLPAALSISYKKKPRSVSAFLQETSSKKYSLYLTLETLIEIDFVESAPANEQDPGTETVTKKEKEPRERTLEDKLIQLSGQIDELVKKVTSLEKKMNFSHAAEGRIGGYVLDSFTMIPIGKCIIEFCPKDSIEASIKIATDGRGFYSVRGIAPGTYDLKIKHPRYAPLAIKDYVINEGDNKYQDFLLRRA